In Methylomonas sp. ZR1, one DNA window encodes the following:
- the cynS gene encoding cyanase: protein MTRNEVTELVVTQKLAKQLSWAQLAEAIGLSKEWTTAALLGQMTLNAEQAAIIGALLELPPAAIAQLQVVPYKGSLPSAVPTDPLIYRFYELVNVYGTTFKALIHEEFGDGIMSAIDFSMDLQREPDPKGDRVKIVMSGKFLPYKSY, encoded by the coding sequence ATGACACGCAACGAAGTGACCGAGTTGGTCGTTACGCAAAAACTGGCCAAGCAATTGAGCTGGGCGCAACTGGCTGAAGCGATTGGTTTGAGTAAGGAATGGACCACTGCCGCATTGCTGGGACAGATGACCTTGAACGCCGAGCAAGCCGCGATCATCGGCGCGTTGCTGGAGTTGCCGCCCGCGGCTATTGCCCAATTGCAAGTAGTGCCGTACAAAGGTTCGCTGCCCAGCGCCGTGCCAACCGATCCATTGATTTACCGTTTCTACGAGCTGGTGAATGTCTACGGCACTACGTTTAAGGCCTTAATCCACGAAGAATTCGGCGACGGCATCATGAGCGCCATCGATTTTAGTATGGACTTGCAGCGTGAGCCCGATCCGAAAGGCGACCGGGTCAAGATCGTGATGAGCGGGAAGTTTCTGCCTTATAAGAGTTATTGA